The nucleotide sequence CTTTCtttgtaaattcaaaatttgttgcgTCATTTGAGCTCAATAATGATTTATATTATTCTTGAGTAAAAATTGCACTATTTCTTTTCCATCATCTCTTCTGTAATTGTTTCAAATACTAATTTCTCATATTCGCTAAAATCGTTGCTGTTTCTACTTGAATGCATGCAAACTTTTACGTACTTAAGTTTAACAAACTCTACCACTAACCCTGGAAAGTCACGTGTTTGTTTAAAtcgagtataagtataagtagaaGAAGAGAAAAGCTAAACACCGCATtataaatacatgtatgtacctatgtaaatatattataaggTATCAATTTCAAACTCATAGGcttgaaattgttgaaaaattagAGCTAAAACGCACTAAAGGCCGCAGACACGCGCTCCCCCAGAATCACTTCGGAAATAATAGAAATCCTCtaagtaaaaatttgtaagtatctacatacaaaactaaaaactcACACGAAAACTTTCGAAAGCAATAACTTAAATCAcatgttcttgtttttgttgtttttgatatGGTACTTCAACACGCACGCGAAACATATTAAACATTCATAAATAATTCTCGCACTTAGCTTACAAGactaattaaatacaaaaactaaattcaAAAGGCAACCACGCATAtgcacataagtacatacatatgtatgagtgtgtgtgagaCTCGATTGATCGCACCACCGATCACTCAATTCCACTGCGGCTATCTAGGAATACTATGAGCTATCCGTCATTATCGGTAGCGTATCCTCTCTGTCGTCCAACAAATCACCAGGCGCCGTCTTTAGCAACGTATAGCTTTCGCGATGCATAAATTTGTGTTGATGCTGCGCGATGAAGCTACTGCCGCGCCGCAACGATCGACGTCCCATCTCCAATATCTCCAAAGTGGGATCGCGCGCAAATACGAAGTTTTGGTATGCACGCACGAAGACAAACACAATGGCGAGAGCACCGCCAAACATCATCAGATATGAGAAAATTGGTATGACGATTGGCACAAAAACCGTGGCTAAGTAGATCCAGCGCCGGATTGCTGGCGTTAATTCGGATATACCCTGAAAAGGTGAAAATATTTAGAATGAAACAAATCTTATGATTCAAAAAAGTGATTTGTCATAGCTATGAAGTGGTCAAAGCAGCGCAAATGGATCGTGTGTTAGATGTTTGCGTTAGTTGTTAGATTCATCAAATGGGAAATCTATGAGCAATGATACGAAACGAGGCGTAGGAGGGAGGTTCATAAAATCTTACTTCTTCTAGCCACATAATCGGGAATGTAAAATCCCGAAAATCTTTAACAGGATGCACATCTTTCGCCCGTGTCACTTTCAGATTGAGTTGAATGCGTACTTTGCCCTCTAGCGGAACGCCTAATTTCTGGAAGGAAGTAGTGAGTCATTATGACAATTTGCTAGCAGAAGTGAAAagtattttgacttttattttgcATGCCACTTACCgactgaattttgaaatatgtttcaTGTTCGCTTTTATTCGGCTTCAGACCCTCTACCGAATTCAACAACGACTCATCGGCTTGGTAGAAATGCGGATTGGATATGTAGACGGGCGCACCATATTGACAGGGACTTATGTTCTGTAGACCTTTCACCGGTTGATAATCGCTTGGATCGAAGCATTTATTTTCCGGATTATTCGCCGAATCGCCGTAACTGTTCTCGGGCAAGATGTAAAGATCAGCGTCAATGCCTATGAAAGcagaaaaactcaaataaatgaaagaacatACCACCAGACAATATCTAGGCTCCCATACCATCTTTCTGTATGCCTCTTTGGTAATGCAACGGTATGACGCGACACAAATCTTTGTCGTAAAGGTAAACAATATCAGATTTTGTACTATCACGCGGTGGAAAAAAAGAACCCTCGGAGGCGGCTATCTGATTGCAAGGTGGCTTATGCCAATGAGGCAAGTGAGCGAGCCCATTGAGTCGGTCTATGTAGCCGAATTCTTCCATACCTCGTAGTCCGGTTTTTATAGTTGAGATTTCGGTCAGTGTGCCATTGCGCTGCATAGAGAAACGGATAGGTGAGAAGTTGTGGAATGGGTTTAAGAATTGTTGAAAGTGTTACATACCCCAATTAGCAGACCCATGCGCTCCATTGGACGCAAATGTTTTGGATAAAAGCGATGCGCAAGACTAACCAGCGCATCATCGTATCCAAACACCAGCTGATCAGCGGTCACATTGATGAAGGGTTTGAATTTGGCTGCAGTTAACACCACGGAAATGGTTTTTGAGAGCAGATAACCTAGTTTTGGACTGAGACTAGTAAGAGTCTGCGGACGGAGAACAAAGTCAaggcttgttttttgtttgtgatgAGTTGATAATGCGGACTTACCAATAAAGGAATATTTGGTGTGACTATCGGAGTATTCTTGTCTATACTCAATTCGGGAACAAATTGTAGAATTTTCTTGTGCTGATATGACACTGTTTGATTGTCGTAGAAATGAATATTCaccttctgcatgtcttctctTTAGTGTGGAATAGAAGAATGGGAGGTTATTCGAAACGGAAACATAGCGAggcataaaaaaagtatttataaataaaagtaaattaaaataatataaagcaagatgaaataaaataattgaaattaaagtaaaataaaataagataaaaaaataatgaataaagttagaataaaatattttttttttataaaattaagatCACAATTCacttaaagataaatataagcCGATTCAGAAGGTTGTTGAACGGCCTCAACACAAATTATTCGCCTTATTGTCAGTTATTCCATCGTGCAAAGCTCCTGCAGCGCACCTTGACTACCGTTTCGTTGGTCAAAGTTTCAATGCCCACTGGAACATACAACAGCAGCGGCTAGAAAAAGTCATTTCACTGGCAACCAGCCTTCGAcaggcaataacaaaaatacgaTCCAAAAATTGTTCGAATGTTTTACAAATAGCATCTGCCTTATGAACGAgccataaaattgtaggtcgcCCCATTTATAAGACAATATCAGAACACTCGACATAAATTGGAGCACAACTTAGCTTAATTAAGTGACAGTGCATAATGCCTTTAATAAATGGGCTTAtctaatgaattttaaattctGTGAAATCGCCAAAGCTATTCACGAGTATTCGATATAATTCGCGTGTGCCGTCAAAGTCAAGGCAAGTCAGTCACTACTGGAGCCTGAAGTTTATTTGTCAATGTTTTGCTAAAGCAATGCATCAAAGCCGCTCGTCATACGAGTTGAAAGTCAAGTTCAGCATCAAAAAGCTACAAACCTCACCCTGCGCTGATATCCATGCTGAACCTCAAAGGTGTGTTGCGGAAATTCCCATATTCACCCATATTTGCCTTGCTCTTCAAAGGTAAGCTTAGTTCCGTTGCCGTTgtagatttttatatttatgtctatttccattgttgttgttattgttattgttgtagtggTTGCGAGTGACACCTTACATTCGTAAGTGTAAATTAAATCTAATCACGCATTtctacatttaaatatttacgaTTGTTTACACTCGGCTAT is from Anastrepha ludens isolate Willacy chromosome 4, idAnaLude1.1, whole genome shotgun sequence and encodes:
- the LOC128859644 gene encoding scavenger receptor class B member 1, with the protein product MGLQKHYLRYGRSARDHILGLAGGGRRNTIVKTTGDNGHNSQNGHGTHRGGGGGGGEHGGMPNLTSRPTPLSMLISQGAKINNHRLAVIIIGIVTLIIGIMLSSIPWLDYFILKNLRLWNDTLSYHYWQRPGVVRLTKVYIYNVTNPEGFLSGEKPRLTEVGPFVYREDMQKVNIHFYDNQTVSYQHKKILQFVPELSIDKNTPIVTPNIPLLTLTSLSPKLGYLLSKTISVVLTAAKFKPFINVTADQLVFGYDDALVSLAHRFYPKHLRPMERMGLLIGRNGTLTEISTIKTGLRGMEEFGYIDRLNGLAHLPHWHKPPCNQIAASEGSFFPPRDSTKSDIVYLYDKDLCRVIPLHYQRGIQKDGIDADLYILPENSYGDSANNPENKCFDPSDYQPVKGLQNISPCQYGAPVYISNPHFYQADESLLNSVEGLKPNKSEHETYFKIQSKLGVPLEGKVRIQLNLKVTRAKDVHPVKDFRDFTFPIMWLEEGISELTPAIRRWIYLATVFVPIVIPIFSYLMMFGGALAIVFVFVRAYQNFVFARDPTLEILEMGRRSLRRGSSFIAQHQHKFMHRESYTLLKTAPGDLLDDREDTLPIMTDSS